A window of the Dictyostelium discoideum AX4 chromosome 4 chromosome, whole genome shotgun sequence genome harbors these coding sequences:
- the tagD gene encoding ABC transporter B family protein has translation MKSNTNIRVLLVSGLILIFIFLGIKFEFINKNNNDKIGINRKLEFSYFTKNNNNNNNNNFKQDQLKNKKDKRILLKNEIIDTNIKKNIKKNNQKNNNEEIFPNFISRLLKSNDDMEIQQFTYRKSHYIVQFKDHINDETREQFKQFLINTDIVLDEQPYQSHIVNYIPHDSFLVLMNDEQSNLLSSKEWVSWIGEFEPSNKIHLNYNEKSIGLPVYIKLSDSTNSLIQRWENTLNSILTSYNSKVKLTLINQKKLKSIVYCNDESSSQSSCSLVSSEKLVYQWISEQSESNYIERSEKFQTANRLSPKAIFGTKDTLVNNDRIDIPLRGKGQILSIADTGLDGSHCFFSDSNNPIPYNSVNLNHRKVVTYIGSLHDNEDYVDGHGTHVCGSAAGAPEDSSLAISSFSGLATDAKIAFFDLASDPSNNEPVPPEDYSQLYQPLYNAGARVHGDSWGSLSIQGYLGSYSDDAGSIDDFLYTHPDFIILRAAGNNEQYSSLLSQATAKNVITVGAEQTTHESYTTDALEYSNFETVAKSTLNSLCQSFDDKYCTYTTAQCCTEYSTVKGLSGCCTSYIKNSYASIFSSQPELYNENNICSFSSKGPTHDGRLKPDIVAPGQYITSARSNGANTTDQCGDGSLPNTNALLSESGTSMATPLATAATTILRQYLVDGYYPTGSIVESNKLQPTGSLLKALMINNAQLLNGTFPLSSTNTNPSNAVFDTFAGANFVQGWGSLRMSEWLYVESSGVKPKPSRWVGIGELGKDKKASNWKEYSLSTGQNVSYCFTYKPSSSGSNSGGIPRIVATLVWTDPPSYSGAKLNLVNNLDLTMTNTESEFIFYSNSGGSSYNGTKGTTLPLQDSINNVEGIIYTPINTKSEISFRFIIAGTNIPIGPQNFSFVFHGENGEFDWADSCMQCNPDDTQPCFIENGVGSQTCGDDYLWGRCLVQSCNNNYNYNSISDKCSKFLSYNYIVIIVAGGTMSLIITVLILIKYMEYKENGNKFSLKEFFSGVLGTGKNVSGGGKGGSGGSGSGSGTLKDGTIDDGTGIHVRPKPKDAPVTPPDLYSLLSPFIIEITISTACSLVATAASILQPYYIGQIIQDIPTTKGIGDLRDQFIIIFLLALLEFVFSTISSWISGIVNEKMVMRLQNKVFRALIAQDMGFFQKNSAAVLMNVLIVDTPMLRSSLTGILLSVSVGICKFVGSLVFIFTISWKLSLAFFATVPVLAIVTQVQSKFTKRLTRRLLFHNSKASQHGQESMVNMHVVSNYCKQDREIAKYSEQLMMVFQISRRLIINNTFAASIKWLMVESLAFIILYFGAYLAIQKQFTVGLLVSFSLYIGYVIDSSTTLFGVYSSYVQCLASATRVFLILRSAPRKRTTLEEEELDNIIDTNQDNNNNNNNDDISDSSSDDDDDNNNNKNSKNNKTKSGESDDSSSEDAEYKKNKNKRNNGKMTTKLSNSPPLVGEGIDNNNNNNNDNNINDDNNQQDPNNNNNEIDDDGDDDGDDDDEGEDENNNNNNNDDPNDNNGIEMLTEKQLRKRKRQMKKEFYKKTGISCLELNLIPSAYTELTECRGEIEFKNVSFCYPSRADVGVLYNIDLKFESGKCYGLVGPSGSGKSTLLELISRFYSLHPSGGKIYMDGIDIAKIRPSNLRSFVTNVHQHPFLFDATISENIGYALDNPTQEDIIEAAKLANAHEFIQSLPKQYDTMLTDGGNLSGGQKKRIAVARAICAKRKIMLLDEITAELDPESEEAINKSIKVLTRGHTVVMVAHKVAAVRDCDKIFVLDKGQIVEQGTHNQLMAKKGKYYRMFAFSEDDDYAPLLVL, from the coding sequence atgaaatcaaATACCAATATTAGGGTTTTACTCGTGTCtggtttaattttgatttttatatttttaggAATAAAATtcgaatttataaataaaaataataatgataaaattggaataaatagaaaattagaatttagttattttactaaaaataataataataataataataataactttaaacaagatcaattaaaaaataaaaaagataaaagaattttattaaaaaatgaaataattgatacaaacattaaaaagaatattaaaaaaaataatcaaaagaataataatgaagaaattttcccaaattttatttctagattattaaaatcaaatgatgataTGGAAATCCAACAATTTACATATAGAAAGAGTCATTATATAGTTCAATTTAAAGATCATATAAATGATGAAACTAGAGAACAATTTAagcaatttttaattaatactgATATTGTGTTAGATGAACAACCATATCAATCACATATAGTTAATTATATACCACATGATAGTTTCTTAGTATTAATGAATGATGAACaaagtaatttattatcaagtaAAGAATGGGTATCTTGGATTGGTGAGTTTGAaccatcaaataaaatacatttaaattataatgaaaaatcaattggaTTGCCagtttatattaaattaagtgattcaacaaattcattaattcaaAGATGGGAGAAtacattaaattcaattttaacatcatataattcaaaagttaaattaacattaattaatcaaaagaaattaaaatcaattgtatATTGTAATGatgaatcatcatcacaatcaTCATGTTCATTAGTTAGTTCAGAAAAGTTAGTTTATCAATGGATTTCAGAACAAAGTGAAAGTAATTATATTGAAAGATCAGAGAAATTTCAAACTGCAAATAGATTATCACCAAAGGCAATTTTCGGTACAAAAGATACATTGGTTAATAATGATAGAATTGATATTCCATTGAGAGGTAAAGGTCAGATATTGAGTATTGCCGATACTGGTTTAGATGGTAGCCATTGTTTCTTTTCAGATTCAAATAATCCAATACCATATAATagtgtaaatttaaatcatagAAAAGTTGTAACTTATATTGGTTCTCTACATGATAATGAGGATTATGTCGATGGTCACGGTACACATGTTTGTGGTTCTGCAGCAGGTGCACCAGAGGATTCTTCATTGGCTATTTCATCATTTAGTGGTCTTGCAACTGATGCAAAGATTGCATTCTTTGATTTAGCATCCGACCCAAGTAATAATGAACCAGTTCCACCAGAAGATTATAGCCAATTATATCAGCCATTATATAATGCAGGTGCAAGAGTACATGGTGATTCTTGGGGTTCTCTTTCAATACAAGGTTATTTGGGTAGTTATTCCGATGATGCTGGTAGTATTGATGATTTCCTTTACACTCATCCAGATTTCATTATTCTTAGAGCTGCTGGTAATAATGAACAATATTCATCATTGCTATCACAAGCAACAGCCAAAAATGTAATTACAGTTGGTGCCGAACAAACTACTCACGAAAGTTATACCACTGATGCATTGgaatattcaaattttgaaACAGTAGCAAAGAGtacattaaattcattatgccaatcatttgatgataaatATTGTACATATACAACTGCTCAATGTTGTACAGAATATTCAACTGTTAAAGGTTTATCAGGCTGTTGTACAtcttatattaaaaattcatacGCTTCAATATTTTCCTCACAACCAGAATTATATAATGAGAATAATATTTGTTCATTCTCTTCAAAAGGTCCAACACATGATGGTAGATTGAAACCTGATATAGTTGCCCCTGGTCAATATATTACATCGGCAAGATCAAATGGTGCAAATACAACCGATCAGTGTGGTGATGGTTCTTTACCAAATACAAATGCACTATTATCAGAATCTGGTACATCAATGGCAACACCATTagcaacagcagcaacaacaattcTTAGACAATATTTAGTTGATGGTTATTATCCAACTGGTTCAATTGtagaatcaaataaattacaacCAACTGgatcattattaaaagcaTTAATGATTAATAATGCTCAGTTATTAAATGGTACATTCccattatcatcaacaaatacaaatccATCAAATGCAGTATTTGATACATTTGCAGGTGCAAATTTTGTTCAAGGTTGGGGTTCACTTAGAATGAGTGAATGGTTATATGTTGAATCATCAGGTGTTAAACCAAAACCATCAAGATGGGTTGGTATTGGTGAATTAggtaaagataaaaaagcaTCAAATTGGAAAGAATATAGTTTATCAACTGGTCAAAATGTTTCATATTGTTTCACATAtaaaccatcatcatcaggtagtaatagtggtggtatACCAAGAATTGTTGCAACATTAGTTTGGACAGATCCACCATCATATTCTGGtgcaaaattaaatttagtaaataatttagatttaaCAATGACAAATACTGAATcagaatttatattttattcaaattctGGTGGTTCATCATATAATGGTACAAAAGGTACAACATTACCACTAcaagattcaattaataatgttgAAGGTATAATCTATACACCAATTAATACCAAATCAGAAATTTCTTTTAGATTTATAATTGCAGGTACCAATATACCAATTGGACCACAAAATTTCTCATTTGTATTCCATGGTGAAAATGGTGAATTTGATTGGGCTGATAGTTGTATGCAATGTAATCCAGATGATACACAACCTTGTTTCATTGAAAATGGTGTTGGTTCTCAAACTTGTGGCGATGATTATTTATGGGGTCGTTGTTTAGTACAATCTTGtaataacaattataattataattcaatCTCTGATAAATGTTCAAAATTCTTATCATATAATTATATCGTTATCATTGTTGCAGGTGGTACAATGTCATTGATTATCActgtattaattttaattaaatatatggaatataaagaaaatggtaataaatttagtttaaaagaattttttagTGGAGTTTTAGGTACTGGTAAAAATgttagtggtggtggtaaaggtggtagtggtggtagtggtagtggtagtggtacaCTTAAAGATGGGACTATTGATGATGGTACAGGTATTCATGTTAGACCAAAACCAAAAGATGCACCAGTTACACCACCAGATCTTTACAgtttattatcaccattcATTATAGAGATAACAATTTCAACAGCTTGCTCGTTGGTGGCAACAGCAGCAAGTATCTTACAACCATATTATATTGGTCAAATTATTCAAGATATTCCAACAACTAAAGGTATTGGTGATTTAAGAgatcaatttattattatatttttattggcCTTATTGGAATTTGTTTTCTCAACAATCAGTTCTTGGATCTCTGGTATTGTAAATGAAAAGATGGTAATGAGATTACAAAATAAAGTATTCCGTGCATTGATTGCTCAAGATATGGGTTTTTTCCAAAAGAATAGTGCTGCAGTTTTAATGAATGTTTTAATCGTTGATACACCAATGTTAAGATCATCACTCACTGGTATACTATTATCAGTTTCAGTTGGTATTTGTAAATTTGTTGGTAGTTTGGTATTCATTTTCACAATTTCATGGAAACTTTCATTAGCATTCTTTGCAACCGTACCCGTATTGGCAATTGTAACACAAGTTCAATCTAAATTCACTAAAAGATTAACACGTAGATTATTATTCCACAATTCAAAAGCATCACAACATGGTCAAGAATCAATGGTCAATATGCATGTAGTTTCAAATTATTGTAAACAAGATAGAGAGATTGCAAAATATTCAGAGCAATTAATGATGGTTTTCCAAATTTCAAGaagattaattattaataatacctTTGCAGCTTCAATTAAATGGTTAATGGTTGAATCATTAGCTTtcattattctttatttCGGTGCTTATCTTGCAATTCAAAAGCAATTCACTGTTGGTCTTTTAGTATCATTCTCTTTATACATTGGTTATGTAATTGATTCTTCAACAACATTATTTGGTGTTTATTCAAGTTATGTTCAATGTTTAGCTTCTGCAACTAGAGTATTCTTAATTTTAAGATCTGCAccaagaaaaagaacaactttagaggaagaagaacttgataatattattgatactaatcaagataataataataacaataataatgatgatattagtgatagtagtagtgatgatgatgatgataataataataataaaaatagtaaaaacaataaaactAAAAGTGGTGAATCGGATGATAGCTCAAGTGAAGATGCTGAATataaaaagaacaaaaataaacgtaataatggtaaaatgACTACAAAACTATCAAATTCACCACCATTAGTAGGTGAAGgtatagataataataataataataataatgataataatataaatgatgataataatcaacaagatccaaataataataataatgaaattgatgatgatggtgatgatgatggtgatgatgatgatgaaggtgaagatgaaaataataataataataataatgatgatccaaatgataataatggaatTGAAATGTTAACAGAAAAACAacttagaaaaagaaaaagacaaatgaaaaaagaattttataaGAAAACTGGTATTTCATgtttagaattaaatttaattccatCAGCTTATACAGAGTTAACAGAATGTAGaggtgaaattgaatttaagaATGTATCATTTTGTTATCCATCAAGAGCAGATGTTGGTGTATTGtataatattgatttgaaatttgaaTCTGGTAAATGCTATGGTTTGGTTGGTCCATCGGGTAGTGGCAAATCAACATTGTTGGAATTGATTTCCAGATTCTATAGTCTACATCCATCAGGTGGTAAAATTTACATGGATGGTATTGATATTGCAAAAATCAGACCAAGTAATCTTAGAAGTTTCGTTACAAACGTTCATCAACATCCTTTCCTATTCGATGCTACAATTAGTGAAAACATTGGTTACGCATTGGATAATCCAACTCAAGAGGATATCATTGAAGCCGCCAAATTGGCAAATGCTCATGAATTCATTCAATCATTACCAAAACAATATGATACAATGTTAACTGATGGTGGTAATTTATCAGGTGGtcaaaagaaaagaattgCAGTAGCTCGTGCAATTTGTGCAAAGAGAAAGATTATGTTATTGGATGAAATCACTGCTGAATTAGATCCAGAATCTGAAGAAGCTATCAATAAAAGTATTAAAGTTTTAACTCGAGGTCATACCGTTGTAATGGTAGCTCATAAAGTTGCTGCTGTCCGTGATTGTGATAAAATCTTTGTTTTAGATAAAGGTCAAATCGTTGAACAAGGTACTcataatcaattaatggctaaaaaaggaaaatattATAGAATGTTTGCTTTTTCtgaagatgatgattatgctccattattagttttataa
- the romo1 gene encoding reactive oxygen species modulator, whose translation MSYPKRYGQENNRVLGDANNQCIQSIKMGFLMGAGVGATFGSCIVLIMFAAKKLPRAILMKTLGSSAMKMGGMFGCFMGIGGALRCEVDETKINKNNKNNNNNNNNIHSFFKNSNTEYDISKFNKTKF comes from the coding sequence atgtcTTATCCAAAAAGATACGGCCAAGAAAATAATAGAGTTCTAGGTGATGCAAATAATCAATGTATTCAAAGTATTAAAATGGGTTTTTTAATGGGTGCAGGTGTTGGTGCAACATTTGGTTCATGTATCGTTTTAATTATGTTTGCCGCAAAAAAATTACCAAGAGctattttaatgaaaactCTTGGCTCAAGTGCAATGAAAATGGGTGGTATGTTTGGTTGCTTCATGGGCATTGGTGGTGCATTAAGATGTGAAGTTGAtgaaactaaaataaataaaaataataaaaacaataataataataataataatatccactcatttttcaaaaatagtaatacagaatatgatatttcaaaatttaataaaaccaaattttaa